A single region of the Cucumis melo cultivar AY chromosome 3, USDA_Cmelo_AY_1.0, whole genome shotgun sequence genome encodes:
- the LOC103502599 gene encoding TORTIFOLIA1-like protein 4, with translation MAMSSLSKRSSLSPPQPAVAANHDLKQRVIACLNKLEDRDTLAMAANELESIAKALTYESFSSFLSCIHNTDASAKSPVRKQCVYLIGLLSQSHGDALSPFVSKMISTVVRRLRDSDSTIRSACVDATALMSSQITKPPFSVFLKPLIETLTLEQDLNSQIGSALCLAAAVEAAPDPDVSQLRKNLTKLGKLAKNEGFKAKAALLVLIGSIIAVGGATSRSVMDWLVPCIVEFLSNDDWAVRKAAAETLGRVAVAERDLAADYKASCIISLDSRRFDKIKVVRETMNQTLELWKEIPEASGDISTDNGNGGCFPPPSTCSPEQNLRTPLKKTVPTSRSSPLDVSRVTNSRKISPKNTGKNSSTPISKLERQKSSNWRVEIAVSNSPSSKFASENNAPGGGSENIDFQENENSRLNAKRVLYNNVREEKVNKSSNLRSGSRVVPFEEHDNIQEDESRDSDVTVGSSSEETFGSHKEFEDISLIRDQLRQIENQQSSLLNLLQNFIGSSQSGMNSLEKRVHGLEMALDEISYDLGLSSGRVPNSSFAENSCCKLPGAEFLSSKFWRRAEGRYSSSKFCSTTQVSSPNDPHHTLDRDSVTEPLKQNNQIFRTERRGGLVMNPLADIDGEFRENLGLYPKRLLKTMIQENDNVHIYNASGTD, from the exons ATGGCAATGTCGTCTTTGTCTAAGCGTTCGTCTCTCAGTCCGCCTCAGCCGGCCGTGGCGGCGAATCACGATCTCAAGCAACGAGTTATTGCCTGTCTCAACAAGCTTGAAGACCGTGATACTCTTGCTATGGCTGCGAATGAGTTGGAATCCATTGCTAAGGCTCTTACTTATGAATCGTTCTCGTCGTTTCTCTCTTGCATTCATAATACTGATGCATCGGCGAAGTCGCCGGTGAGGAAGCAGTGTGTGTATCTTATTGGTCTTCTTTCTCAGTCTCATGGAGATGCTTTGTCTCCTTTTGTGTCGAAGATGATTTCCACTGTTGTTCGTCGCCTCCGTGATTCCGACTCTACAATCCGATCTGCTTGCGTTGACGCTACGGCTTTAATGTCGTCGCAAATTACTAAGCCGCCATTCTCGGTTTTTTTGAAGCCGTTGATTGAGACACTTACACTTGAGCAGGATCTCAATTCGCAGATTGGTTCAGCTCTGTGTCTTGCAGCTGCGGTTGAGGCTGCTCCTGACCCGGATGTGTCGCAGCTGCGGAAGAATTTGACTAAGTTGGGGAAATTGGCAAAGAACGAGGGATTCAAGGCGAAGGCTGCGTTGCTTGTGCTGATTGGGAGTATCATTGCTGTTGGTGGTGCGACGAGTCGAAGCGTAATGGACTGGCTGGTGCCGTGCATTGTTGAATTCTTGAGCAATGACGATTGGGCAGTGAGGAAGGCGGCAGCAGAAACTCTCGGGAGAGTGGCCGTCGCTGAAAGGGATTTGGCGGCCGACTATAAAGCATCCTGTATCATTTCTTTGGATAGTCGGAGATTTGATAAG ATCAAGGTCGTTCGGGAGACAATGAACCAAACTTTGGAGTTGTGGAAAGAGATTCCTGAGGCTTCCGGAGACATCTCAACTG ATAATGGCAATGGTGGATGCTTTCCTCCCCCTTCCACATGCTCACCTGAACAAAATTTAAGAACGCCGTTGAAGAAAACAGTCCCTACCAGCAGGTCCTCTCCTTTGGATGTATCACGTGTGACTAATAGTAGAAAGATCAGTCCGAAGAACACAGGTAAGAATTCAAGCACACCCATTTCTAAGCTAGAACGCCAGAAATCTTCCAATTGGAGAGTTGAAATAGCAGTATCAAATTCTCCATCTTCAAAATTTGCTTCCGAGAACAATGCTCCTGGAGGTGGTTCCGAAAACATAGATTTCCAAGAGAATGAAAATTCTCGTCTCAATGCAAAAAGAGTTCTTTATAATAATGTGCGTGAAGAGAAAGTTAACAAGTCCAGCAATTTGAGATCTGGGTCTCGCGTAGTTCCATTTGAGGAGCATGATAACATTCAGGAGGATGAGAGTAGAGACTCGGATGTTACTGTTGGCAGCTCAAGTGAAGAAACTTTTGGGAGCCACAAGGAATTTGAAGATATCTCTCTGATTCGTGACCAACTTCGTCAGATTGAGAACCAACAATCTAGCCTCCTAAACCTTCTACAG AACTTTATTGGGAGTTCTCAGAGTGGGATGAATTCATTGGAGAAACGAGTACATGGATTAGAGATGGCATTAGATGAAATATCTTACGACTTAGGATTGTCAAGTGGAAGGGTACCAAATAGCAGTTTTGCTGAAAACTCATGTTGCAAGCTGCCAGGAGCAGAGTTTTTAAGTTCCAAGTTCTGGAGGAGAGCAGAAGGGCGTTATTCTAGTTCAAAATTCTGTTCTACAACACAAGTCTCATCACCTAATGATCCGCATCACACGCTCGATAGAGATTCCGTTACAGAACCATTGAAGCAGAACAACCAAATATTCCGAACAGAGAGAAGGGGAGGATTAGTAATGAATCCGTTGGCCGATATTGATGGCGAATTTAGAGAAAACTTGGGGCTGTATCCAAAAAGATTACTCAAGACTATGATCCAAGAAAATGACAATGTGCATATTTACAATGCAAGTGGTACTGATTAA